Part of the Caldisericum sp. genome is shown below.
CCATAACCGAAGGTCAGGGTGTTATTGAAGGCAATTTCACGAAAGAAGAGGCAGCAAACTATGCAGCACTTTTAAGAAGTGGTGCTTTGCCTGTTAAATTGAATTTTATTCAGGAAGATGTCGTTGGTCCTTCACTTGGTTCATATACAATAAGAATGGCAGTAATCGGCGGAATTGTTGCATTCATACTTATCGCTCTTTATATGATTATTTTCTATGGGTATCTTGGACTTCTTTCTGCACTTTCCCTTGTGTTCTATGTCTCCTTGGAACTTGCGGTGCTTTTCCTTATGCATGCAACACTTTCCCTTCCTGCAATAGGTGGTGCAATCCTTTCGCTTGGTATGGCTGTTGATATAAATGTAATCGTTTTTGAGAGAATGAAAGAAGAGTTGAAACTTGGAAAGACGCTTAAGTCAATTATAAATGCAGGCTTTGCAAATGCGCTCAGGACGGTTATTGATTCCAACCTTACAGTTCTTGTTGGTGCTGCGATCCTTTTCTACTTTGGCACAACCATAATCAAAGGCTTTGCAGTTACAACCACGATAGGAATCCTTTCGGGATTTATTTCTGGCGTCTTTGTTACAAGGCTTCTTGTTGAACTATTCCTTCCACAGACTTCACTGAAGAAGCCGTGGATGTGGGGAATATAGGAGGTATGAGATGAGTTTTAGAGATAGGATTGCAAACTGGGATATTTTAGGACACACAAAACTGTGGTTTTCAATTTCCATAACCATTATTCTTATTGGCCTTATTGCAATGGGGGTAAACTGGGTCAAATTTGGCTCGCCACTAAACCTCGGTATTGACTTTAGGGGTGGTTCTGTTATCACTCTTGCCTGTCAAAATACACCAGATTCTCAAAAAGTAAGAGATGTTGTTGCAAGTATTGGATATAAGGATGCAATTGTCCAGGAAGCGCAGGGAAACAAAGTCATAATCAAGATAAATGCAACAAGTGTTTCTCCTGATGATATCACAAAGATTGTTAACGAAGTTGATAAACTCTACAAGGTCAATAAGGATGCAACACAAATAACATCAATTGCTCCTGTTATTGGAAGTGAACTTATGCGAAACGGTGCAATTGCACTTCTACTTGCACTTCTCTTTGTCCTTTTCTATATTTCTATACGATTTGAATTTAAGATTGCAGCAGCGACAGTTCTTGCATTGTTCCACGATATCCTTGTAACTCTGGGAATGCTTGCATTGTTCAGAATTGAGATTAATGCGCCTTTCATTGGTGCATTCCTTGCAATCATTACATACTCCGTAGAAGATACAGTCGTTGTCATGGATAGGATTAGAGAAAAACTAAAATTCAAGTTAAGAGAGTCCTTTAGAGAAATTGTTAACAAGAGTATAACCGAGGTCTGGGTGCGTTCGATGAACACATCAATTACAACACTCTTCTCATCGCTTGCACTTGTTATCTTTGGCGGAACTGCCTTAAGAGACTTCTCTATGACTTTGCTCTTTGGTCTTTTCTCAGGAACCTATTCCTCGATTTACATAGCTTCACCTCTCCTTGTCCTCTTTAGAGGCGAAACTCTAAAAGAAGAAATCTCAAAGAAGGAAAGTGTTGTGAAAGTTGTTGAGGAACCTAAGGAAAGCGCCCTTGAAGAGCCTTCTCAAGAAGCTGTTACAACAGAAGTTGAAGAAGCGAAGGCAAGCAAGCCTAAGTCAAAAAAGAAAGGGAAAACTTCCAAAAAGAGAAAGTGAGTATAATATATTTGTTAGGAGGTAGAAATGGATTTGAGGAAATACATTAGAGACATCCCTGATTTTCCGCAGAAGGGGATTCTGTTTAGAGACTTAACGCCTCTTATGGGGGATAAGGATGCATTTAACTTTACTGTGAAAGAGATTGCAGACCACTTCAGGACATTCCATGTTGATAAAGTTGCAGCAATCGAAGCAAGGGGGTTCATTTTTGGTGCACCAATTGCAAGAGAATTAGGCGCAGGCTTTGTTCCAATAAGAAAGCCAGGAAAACTTCCATACGAAGTTGTTAGGAAAGAGTTCCAGCTTGAATACGGAATGTCTATCCTTGAACTTCACAAAGATGCCTTTAAGAAAGGCGAAAGAGTCCTTATGATTGATGACCTTCTTGCAACAGGTGGCACTGCACTTGCAGCATCGCAACTTGTTGAGTCGCTTGGTGCTGAAATTGTTGGCTGGGGATTTGTTGTTATACTCAAAGGTTTGAAAGGAGAGGAAAAGATAGGGAAATACCATATATTTTCCCTTGTAAACTTTGACTAAAGAAAGCCTTTTTGAAGAATTAAAAAATAAGGTATCCCCTTACCTTGATGGTGAGGGGATGCAACTTTTAGAGAAAGCCTACAAGTTTGCAGAGGAGAAACACTCTGCTCAAACAAGAGAATCAGGCGAAGAATATATCATTCATCCGCTAAATGTTGCACTTATCCTTGCAAACCTCAAACTCGATGCCGAGACTTACGCTGCAGCCCTTCTTCACGATGTTGTAGAGGATACAGGCGTTACGATAGATGAAATAAAAGAAAATTTTGGGGAGACTGTAGCCTTCCTTGTAAACGGGGTTACGAAGTTAAAGGGCATAAAAAGCGTCTCAACAGAAGAAGCACATCTTGAAAGTTTGAGGAAGATGCTCCTTGCAATGGCGCAGGATGTGCGTGTAGTCCTCATTAAACTTGCAGATAGGCTTCATAATATGCGCACATTAAACTACCTTCCCCCTGAAAAGCAAAAGGAAATTGCCCGTGAGACTATGGATATCTATGTCCCTCTTGCGCACCGCCTTGGAATGTACACTATAAAATGGGAACTCGAAGACCTCAGTTTCAGGTATCTTGAACCAGAAAAGTACTATGAACTTGCAAAGAAAGTTGCAAAAAAGAGGGAAGAGCGTGAGGCTTATGTAAACGAATTGATGGAGGAATTGAGAAATCTTTTAAAGGAGCACGGCATATCTGGTGTTGTGGAAGGGCGTCCAAAGAACCTCTACGGCATATACAGGAAGATGATCCGTGATGGAAAGCAGTTTGAGGAGATTTACGACATCATTGCCTTGAGGATTATCGTTGATGATATCCCTACATGCTACCAGGTCCTCGGGATTGTAAATAACTACTATAAACTTGTCCCTGGAAGGATTAAGGATTACATTGCAATGCCAAAGCCCAATAATTACAGGTCTCTTCACACAACAGTCATAACAAAATCGGGTGAGCCTTTTGAAATCCAGATAAGAACAAGAGAAATGCACGAGGTTGACGAAATAGGAATTGCAGCCCACTGGAAGTACAAGGAAGGGAAATCCCTCGATAAAAATTACGAAGCAAAAATTGCATGGCTCAGGCAGATGCTCGAGTGGCAAAAGGAAGTGCGCTCTTCAAAGGAATTCGTTGAGAGAGTAAAAGTCGATCTTTTCACAGATGAGGTGCTTGTCTTTACGCCAAAGGGAGATGTTATAGAACTTCCTCAAGGCTCAACACCTGTTGATTTTGCTTTCAGAGTTCATACGGACATTGGATACCGTTGCATTGGTGCAAAGGTTAATGGCACTATGGTTCCACTGGACTACAAACTCCAAACAGGAGATAGGGTTGAGATTATCACTTCCAAAACCTCAACAGGCCCAAAACTTGACTGGCTTCAGTTCGTTAGGACTGCCTCTGCAAAATCGAAAATAAAGGCATACTTTAGAAAACTCTACGA
Proteins encoded:
- a CDS encoding bifunctional (p)ppGpp synthetase/guanosine-3',5'-bis(diphosphate) 3'-pyrophosphohydrolase, translated to MTKESLFEELKNKVSPYLDGEGMQLLEKAYKFAEEKHSAQTRESGEEYIIHPLNVALILANLKLDAETYAAALLHDVVEDTGVTIDEIKENFGETVAFLVNGVTKLKGIKSVSTEEAHLESLRKMLLAMAQDVRVVLIKLADRLHNMRTLNYLPPEKQKEIARETMDIYVPLAHRLGMYTIKWELEDLSFRYLEPEKYYELAKKVAKKREEREAYVNELMEELRNLLKEHGISGVVEGRPKNLYGIYRKMIRDGKQFEEIYDIIALRIIVDDIPTCYQVLGIVNNYYKLVPGRIKDYIAMPKPNNYRSLHTTVITKSGEPFEIQIRTREMHEVDEIGIAAHWKYKEGKSLDKNYEAKIAWLRQMLEWQKEVRSSKEFVERVKVDLFTDEVLVFTPKGDVIELPQGSTPVDFAFRVHTDIGYRCIGAKVNGTMVPLDYKLQTGDRVEIITSKTSTGPKLDWLQFVRTASAKSKIKAYFRKLYEEKKEQEKVEETPKVQLPKIIPLKPKTEVSEYFPAINGASNINISIAKCCNPKPFDEIVGYVSRGRGIKVHRVDCPNLIKIIENGGKIVEAHWSKGKEKNLYAFFKLTVQDVPGLIYKISGVFAKRNISFENFHSSSKKKKFKGKLLAYVRFSCKLDPKVNLSDLVHELESLEEVVKVRVSKRWVYEGSSPESEDIESESE
- the secD gene encoding protein translocase subunit SecD, translating into MKKRLLVWFIIFLIVFGLAVYIDYTAITASSKPLETLSKFESYIVPRFGLDIKGGVRFVLEAVDTPEVKVTPEAMQTAISVIQKRVNALGISEAVVVQEKGANWKRIDVELPGWKDPQKAKELIGQTALLQFKTEDGTVVLTGAHIKNATLEFSKDPATLGQPVIAFQLDAEGTKIFADVTQKNIGKTISIYLDNKLLMAPTVKSAITEGQGVIEGNFTKEEAANYAALLRSGALPVKLNFIQEDVVGPSLGSYTIRMAVIGGIVAFILIALYMIIFYGYLGLLSALSLVFYVSLELAVLFLMHATLSLPAIGGAILSLGMAVDINVIVFERMKEELKLGKTLKSIINAGFANALRTVIDSNLTVLVGAAILFYFGTTIIKGFAVTTTIGILSGFISGVFVTRLLVELFLPQTSLKKPWMWGI
- the secF gene encoding protein translocase subunit SecF, whose protein sequence is MSFRDRIANWDILGHTKLWFSISITIILIGLIAMGVNWVKFGSPLNLGIDFRGGSVITLACQNTPDSQKVRDVVASIGYKDAIVQEAQGNKVIIKINATSVSPDDITKIVNEVDKLYKVNKDATQITSIAPVIGSELMRNGAIALLLALLFVLFYISIRFEFKIAAATVLALFHDILVTLGMLALFRIEINAPFIGAFLAIITYSVEDTVVVMDRIREKLKFKLRESFREIVNKSITEVWVRSMNTSITTLFSSLALVIFGGTALRDFSMTLLFGLFSGTYSSIYIASPLLVLFRGETLKEEISKKESVVKVVEEPKESALEEPSQEAVTTEVEEAKASKPKSKKKGKTSKKRK
- a CDS encoding adenine phosphoribosyltransferase is translated as MDLRKYIRDIPDFPQKGILFRDLTPLMGDKDAFNFTVKEIADHFRTFHVDKVAAIEARGFIFGAPIARELGAGFVPIRKPGKLPYEVVRKEFQLEYGMSILELHKDAFKKGERVLMIDDLLATGGTALAASQLVESLGAEIVGWGFVVILKGLKGEEKIGKYHIFSLVNFD